In Tolypothrix sp. NIES-4075, the following proteins share a genomic window:
- a CDS encoding GTPase family protein: MSEDHFEEIYRKIEDKVENEPPPRFAFIGEAGVGKSSTLNALFNAGVEVSHIEACTQTARGIEVSFNELEGVNGALVAYDMPGLGESRLKQQEHIALYEKVLKDVDVALWILDAQNRAIASVQRYLEEELQSINPRLLERMVIALNKVDLVHPGERDWHPLANLPSEEQEANINGRIRDVKRKIREVVPNWKGTIVGYSANRRYNLPQLFDAMMDAVPRKRQWVVASRKALADFLEFVDPKLLPPEKRPQELTTQQPQPAKMSDIVSSIPPEEFAKFAGDQKAFLAWLNQKGL; encoded by the coding sequence ATGTCTGAAGATCATTTCGAGGAAATCTATCGGAAGATTGAGGACAAGGTAGAGAATGAACCTCCTCCTCGTTTTGCTTTTATTGGTGAAGCAGGGGTAGGAAAATCCTCTACACTCAATGCACTGTTTAACGCAGGTGTAGAAGTGAGTCATATCGAAGCCTGTACTCAAACAGCGAGAGGAATTGAAGTCTCTTTTAATGAACTTGAAGGAGTTAATGGAGCATTAGTTGCTTATGATATGCCCGGATTGGGTGAAAGTCGTTTAAAACAACAAGAACATATCGCCCTTTATGAAAAAGTATTAAAGGATGTTGATGTTGCTTTGTGGATTTTAGATGCACAGAATAGAGCGATCGCTTCTGTTCAGAGATATTTAGAAGAAGAACTACAATCTATTAATCCCAGATTACTAGAGCGAATGGTCATCGCCTTAAATAAGGTAGATTTAGTTCATCCTGGAGAAAGAGATTGGCATCCTTTAGCAAATTTACCTAGTGAAGAACAAGAAGCAAATATTAACGGCAGAATTCGTGATGTTAAAAGAAAAATTCGAGAGGTAGTGCCTAATTGGAAAGGAACAATTGTAGGATATTCTGCTAACAGACGTTACAATTTACCTCAATTATTTGATGCGATGATGGATGCTGTACCTAGAAAACGACAATGGGTCGTTGCATCTCGTAAAGCCTTAGCCGATTTCCTAGAATTTGTTGACCCTAAACTATTACCACCAGAAAAAAGACCACAAGAATTGACTACTCAACAACCTCAACCAGCAAAGATGTCGGATATTGTTTCGAGTATACCACCAGAAGAGTTTGCTAAATTTGCAGGCGATCAAAAAGCATTTTTAGCCTGGTTAAACCAGAAAGGTTTGTAG
- the recG gene encoding ATP-dependent DNA helicase RecG, producing MTNDTPDWTRLQKALTIEAEQGFTDMMGRQYRFSEFLTLTFGKFPAVLPSTERRRWQELAAQFASYPNLVSEDRQHLIAETRRYLYQLQKDEIGEQGGRGTGGQGGQGGQKEISPSSPLSSPSPHPPLSPSPSLPLPNTSPIVAEVSRLLAPKIDQKLHELPEIGVRKATNLGERLGLYTVRDLLYYFPRDHIDYARQVSIRELQGGETVTIVAKVKSCNCYVSPRNKKLMILNIQLQDNTGKIKVSRFFAGTRFTSRGWQETLKRRYAEGSIVAACGLVKSGKDGLTLDNPELEVLAQPGDPIESLNIGRVVPIYSLTEGIAANVVRSAVIAALPAAAHMKDPLPSGLRQKYDLMELKDAIANIHFPKDSDILKVARRRLVFDEFFYLQLSLLQRQHQARAIQKSAILAPKGELIEQFHKILPFKLTGAQTRVVNDILNDLQKPAPMNRLVQGDVGSGKTVVAVIAIIAAIQSGYQAALMAPTEVLSEQHYRKLVSWFNLLHLPVELLTGSTKAAKRRQIHAQLATGELPLLVGTHALIQDPVIFHRLGLVVIDEQHRFGVQQRARLQQKGEQPHVLTMTATPIPRTLALTIHGDLDVSQIDELPPGRQKIQTTMLTSKERTQAYDLIRREIAQGRQVYVVLPLVEESEKLDLRSAVEEHQKLQESIFPEFQVGLLHGRMSSADKDEAISKFRDRQTQILVSTTVVEVGVDIPNATVMLIENAERFGLSQLHQLRGRVGRGAAQSYCLLMSNSRSPDAEARLKVLEQSQDGFFISEMDMRFRGPGEVLGTRQSGVPDFTLASLVEDEEVLLLAREAAEKVIEIDATLERWYLMKEELKYRYDRLMGGSILT from the coding sequence ATGACTAATGACACACCAGATTGGACACGATTGCAGAAAGCCTTAACAATAGAAGCAGAACAAGGCTTTACAGACATGATGGGCAGACAATACCGCTTTAGTGAGTTTCTCACCCTAACTTTTGGGAAATTCCCCGCTGTGCTGCCAAGTACTGAACGCCGGCGCTGGCAAGAACTAGCGGCTCAATTTGCAAGCTATCCAAATTTGGTGTCAGAAGATAGACAACACTTAATAGCAGAAACTCGCAGGTATCTTTACCAACTGCAAAAGGACGAGATAGGGGAACAGGGGGGCAGGGGGACAGGGGGGCAGGGGGGACAAGGGGGACAAAAAGAAATTTCTCCTTCATCTCCCTTGTCTTCCCCATCCCCCCATCCCCCCCTCTCCCCCTCTCCCTCTCTCCCCCTCCCTAATACGTCTCCTATCGTTGCGGAAGTGAGTCGGTTACTTGCGCCGAAAATTGACCAAAAATTGCACGAGTTACCAGAAATAGGAGTCAGAAAAGCAACAAATTTAGGAGAGCGTCTTGGTTTATACACCGTGCGCGACTTGCTATATTACTTTCCCCGCGACCATATTGATTATGCGCGTCAGGTGAGTATCCGCGAGTTGCAGGGGGGGGAAACGGTGACGATAGTGGCAAAGGTAAAAAGTTGCAACTGTTATGTTAGCCCCCGCAACAAAAAGTTAATGATTTTAAACATACAGTTGCAAGATAATACTGGCAAAATAAAAGTTAGCCGCTTTTTTGCGGGTACGCGCTTTACCAGTCGCGGTTGGCAGGAAACTTTAAAGCGTCGTTACGCAGAAGGTAGTATTGTCGCAGCGTGTGGGTTGGTGAAAAGCGGTAAAGACGGCTTGACGCTGGATAATCCAGAATTAGAAGTTTTGGCACAACCGGGAGATCCGATTGAGTCTTTAAATATTGGTCGAGTGGTGCCGATTTACTCCTTGACAGAGGGTATAGCAGCAAATGTGGTCAGAAGCGCGGTAATTGCTGCTTTGCCTGCTGCGGCTCATATGAAAGACCCTTTGCCGAGTGGGTTGCGACAGAAGTATGATTTGATGGAATTGAAAGATGCGATCGCTAATATTCATTTTCCCAAAGACAGCGATATTCTCAAAGTTGCGCGTCGTCGTCTCGTCTTCGATGAATTTTTCTATTTGCAACTAAGTTTACTGCAACGTCAGCATCAAGCACGAGCGATTCAAAAAAGTGCTATTCTCGCTCCCAAAGGTGAGTTAATTGAACAATTCCACAAAATACTGCCTTTTAAACTCACCGGCGCTCAAACCAGAGTTGTTAACGATATCCTCAACGACTTGCAAAAACCTGCACCGATGAATCGTTTGGTGCAGGGTGATGTCGGTTCTGGTAAAACTGTTGTCGCCGTAATTGCCATTATCGCTGCAATTCAATCTGGTTATCAAGCTGCGCTGATGGCTCCCACCGAAGTTTTATCAGAACAGCATTATCGCAAGTTAGTTAGCTGGTTTAATCTGCTGCATTTACCAGTAGAATTACTGACAGGTTCGACAAAAGCGGCGAAACGGCGACAAATTCACGCACAGCTAGCAACAGGTGAATTACCTTTGTTAGTAGGAACACACGCCTTGATTCAAGACCCAGTAATCTTTCATCGGCTCGGTTTGGTGGTGATAGATGAACAGCACCGCTTTGGGGTGCAACAGCGGGCGCGTTTGCAGCAAAAAGGCGAACAACCTCATGTATTAACTATGACAGCTACGCCGATACCGAGAACTTTAGCGCTGACGATACATGGGGATTTGGACGTAAGTCAGATTGATGAATTGCCACCGGGAAGGCAGAAGATTCAGACAACAATGCTGACGAGTAAGGAACGTACTCAAGCTTATGATTTAATTCGCCGGGAAATCGCTCAGGGACGGCAAGTTTATGTAGTTTTGCCGCTGGTGGAAGAATCAGAAAAATTGGATTTGCGATCGGCAGTGGAGGAGCATCAAAAGCTACAAGAAAGCATTTTCCCAGAGTTTCAGGTGGGACTGCTGCACGGTCGCATGAGTTCGGCTGATAAAGACGAAGCAATTAGTAAATTTCGCGATCGCCAAACTCAAATTCTCGTTTCTACCACCGTCGTTGAAGTCGGTGTAGACATCCCAAATGCTACAGTTATGCTCATTGAAAATGCGGAACGCTTCGGTTTATCTCAGTTGCATCAATTGCGGGGACGTGTCGGTCGGGGTGCAGCGCAATCCTACTGTTTGTTGATGAGCAATTCTCGAAGCCCTGATGCAGAAGCGCGGCTGAAGGTTTTGGAACAGTCCCAAGATGGCTTTTTCATCTCAGAAATGGATATGCGTTTTCGTGGTCCGGGTGAAGTGCTGGGAACTCGTCAATCTGGTGTGCCAGATTTTACCTTAGCAAGTTTAGTTGAAGATGAGGAAGTGTTATTGTTAGCGCGGGAAGCAGCCGAGAAGGTGATAGAAATAGATGCAACTTTAGAGCGTTGGTATTTGATGAAAGAAGAATTGAAGTATCGTTACGATCGCTTGATGGGTGGATCAATTTTGACGTAA
- a CDS encoding nSTAND1 domain-containing NTPase — translation MTVTEVLQLVDQLVFKHTANHLNDLQSKVIKGIWEGQTYSEIADDFGYESENHVGNVSRDLYKILSKELNEDVTKSNFCWSIERLATSFNSSQQVIGIINNHINLCINTSDIPKKAVTEGQEFTEKASYINLKQSPKITQLYGRKNELSTLSQWIKNPHTRLISVLGISGIGKSTLVRYYIDTDIIPFDAIIWKNIKLYKSLNSIITEILTELNTNNQDINTNSLLNQCLQLFNQKRCLIIIDNFEEIFTNKQFAGQYKPEHQDYKNFLQMITEIEHQSCFILISQEKCQEMISLDKELYPSHCLELSGLDESATQILQSQGLKDEQIWLQLINLYEGNPTYLQYISILIKDVFHGGVSEFIKENSLILTEDLKSLFDSIWIRLSDVEKDILLEISKHNQSISRDEIRQFLSLSSMDIINGLQSLTRRFLLTKSEENEKLFNLSSVFREYLRFYNQ, via the coding sequence ATGACTGTTACAGAAGTTTTACAATTGGTAGATCAACTAGTCTTTAAGCACACAGCAAATCATTTAAACGACTTACAGAGTAAAGTAATTAAAGGTATTTGGGAAGGTCAAACTTATAGTGAAATTGCTGATGATTTTGGTTATGAAAGTGAAAATCATGTCGGAAATGTAAGTCGCGATTTATATAAAATTCTGTCTAAAGAATTAAATGAAGATGTAACTAAGTCTAATTTTTGTTGGTCGATAGAAAGATTAGCAACTTCGTTTAATTCATCACAGCAAGTAATCGGAATAATCAATAATCATATTAATTTGTGTATAAATACATCTGATATTCCGAAAAAAGCAGTTACTGAAGGACAGGAATTTACTGAAAAGGCATCTTATATAAATTTAAAACAATCCCCAAAAATTACCCAACTTTACGGACGAAAAAACGAGCTATCAACTCTATCTCAATGGATAAAAAACCCTCATACTCGTTTAATCTCAGTCTTAGGAATTTCAGGTATTGGTAAAAGCACACTGGTGAGATACTATATTGATACCGATATAATTCCCTTTGATGCAATTATCTGGAAAAATATTAAATTATATAAATCGTTAAACTCTATAATTACAGAAATTCTCACCGAATTAAATACAAATAATCAAGATATAAATACCAATAGCTTATTAAACCAATGCTTACAATTATTCAATCAAAAGCGATGCTTAATTATTATTGATAACTTTGAAGAAATATTTACAAATAAACAATTTGCAGGACAATATAAACCTGAGCATCAGGATTATAAAAACTTTCTACAGATGATTACAGAAATTGAACATCAAAGTTGTTTCATTCTGATAAGTCAAGAAAAGTGTCAAGAAATGATATCCTTAGACAAGGAACTTTATCCGAGTCATTGTTTAGAATTATCAGGACTCGATGAATCAGCTACACAGATTTTACAGAGTCAAGGCTTAAAAGATGAGCAAATCTGGTTACAGTTAATTAATTTATATGAAGGTAATCCGACATATTTACAGTATATAAGTATCTTAATTAAAGATGTATTTCATGGTGGAGTGTCTGAATTCATAAAGGAAAATAGTTTGATATTGACAGAAGATTTAAAATCTCTGTTTGACTCAATTTGGATAAGATTATCTGACGTTGAAAAGGATATTTTGTTAGAAATTAGTAAACATAATCAGTCTATATCAAGAGATGAGATAAGACAGTTTTTATCCCTTTCATCAATGGATATAATTAATGGGTTACAGTCATTAACTAGACGTTTTTTACTAACCAAATCAGAAGAAAATGAAAAACTATTTAATCTGTCTTCTGTTTTTAGAGAGTATCTAAGATTTTATAATCAGTAA
- the tsf gene encoding translation elongation factor Ts, with the protein MAEISAKVVQELRQKTGAGMMDCKKALKENDGDMEKSIDWLRQKNLVSAGKKSDRIAAEGLVDTYIQPGGKVGVLLEVNCQTDFVARNEAFKTLVKNLAQQAATAENVESLLAQPYIEDKSVTVEEFIKQAIATLGENMQVRRFVKFTIKETQGIVDSYIHTGGRVGVLVELNSKTDAPSGREEFQGLARNIAMQVAACPNVEYVNVSEVPPEVAQKEKDIEMGRDDLGNKPQNIKEKIVQGRIEKRLKEMALMDQPYIRDQSISVEDLVKQVKAKLGEDIEVRRFVRYVLGEGIEKQESNFAEEVAAQMGTK; encoded by the coding sequence ATGGCGGAAATATCTGCAAAAGTCGTCCAAGAATTACGCCAAAAAACCGGTGCAGGCATGATGGACTGCAAAAAGGCGTTGAAAGAAAACGATGGAGACATGGAAAAATCCATCGATTGGTTGCGACAAAAAAACTTAGTTTCAGCGGGTAAAAAAAGCGATCGCATCGCGGCAGAAGGTCTAGTAGACACTTATATTCAACCAGGTGGAAAAGTTGGTGTGCTATTAGAAGTCAACTGCCAAACAGATTTTGTCGCCCGGAACGAGGCTTTTAAAACTCTTGTAAAGAACTTAGCGCAGCAAGCAGCGACCGCTGAGAACGTTGAGTCTTTGCTGGCTCAACCTTACATTGAAGATAAAAGTGTGACGGTCGAAGAATTCATCAAGCAAGCGATCGCCACACTAGGCGAAAATATGCAGGTGCGTCGCTTCGTCAAGTTTACTATTAAAGAAACACAAGGAATTGTAGACAGCTACATTCACACTGGTGGTCGCGTGGGTGTCTTGGTTGAACTGAACAGCAAAACTGATGCACCCTCCGGTCGAGAAGAGTTTCAAGGCTTGGCACGGAACATCGCCATGCAAGTTGCTGCTTGTCCCAACGTTGAGTATGTCAACGTCAGCGAAGTGCCCCCAGAAGTTGCTCAAAAAGAAAAAGACATCGAAATGGGACGCGATGACTTGGGTAACAAGCCACAAAACATCAAAGAAAAAATTGTTCAAGGACGAATTGAAAAACGCCTGAAAGAAATGGCTTTGATGGATCAGCCTTACATTCGCGACCAAAGTATTTCTGTCGAAGATTTGGTCAAGCAAGTTAAGGCTAAACTAGGCGAAGACATCGAAGTGCGTCGCTTTGTTCGCTATGTGCTCGGTGAAGGCATTGAAAAGCAAGAAAGCAACTTTGCTGAAGAAGTCGCTGCACAAATGGGCACTAAGTAA